From one Aptenodytes patagonicus chromosome 16, bAptPat1.pri.cur, whole genome shotgun sequence genomic stretch:
- the LOC143167780 gene encoding ankyrin repeat domain-containing protein 40-like isoform X1 → MSGAAEARELEERLREAAALGDAEEVRRLLGAGADINSRNEINGWTCLHWACKRNHAQVVSCLLDAGADKQILTAKGELAAQLTSKPDIRKILGAEETECQGVKDLNLPIVASYLANPPFPYVYTEESIPDSLAESQNESASISSASQCETSPCSSATQLESVCTPTSCNSEDDFPALDAAGQLPAPSATVAAPKCIKPEVPNGPVCRPSLPRSRGLFSPVASKQAVPLQTDSSPTGTTPTFQPFFFTGTFPYNMQELVLKVRVQNLRDNDFIEIELDRQELTYQDLLRVSCCELGVNPEQVEKIRKLPNTLVRKDKDVARLQDFQELELVLVKTDSSPFRNAASTLTERPCYNSRASKLTY, encoded by the exons ATGAGCGGCGCCGCGGAGGCGCGGGAGCTGGAGGAGCGgctgcgggaggcggcggcgctgggggaCGCGGAGGAGGTGCGGCGGCTGCTGGGCGCGGGGGCGGACATCAACTCCCGCAACGAGATCAACGGCTG GACCTGTTTGCACTGGGCCTGTAAGAGGAACCATGCTCAAGTGGTCTCCTGCCTGCTGGATGCTGGTGCGGATAAGCAGATCCTCACCGCTAAAGGAGAGCTGGCTGCACAGTTAACTTCAAAACCAGACATCCGGAAGATTTTGGGAG CAGAAGAAACTGAATGTCAAGGAGTGAAAGATTTAAATTTGCCAATTGTGGCAAGCTACTTGGCCAACCCACCGTTCCCGTACGTTTACACTGAAGAAAGCATTCCAGACAGCTTGGCCGAATCCCAGAATGAAAGTGCTTCCATCTCTTCTGCTTCCCAGTGTGAAACTAGTCCTTGTTCATCAGCAACTCAGCTTGAAAGCGTATGCACACCTACATCGTGCAACAGCGAAGATGATTTTCCTGCACTAGACGCTGCAGGACAGCTGCCTGCCCCGTCAGCAACTGTCGCAGCACCAAAATGCATCAAGCCTGAAGTACCCAACGGCCCCGTTTGCCGGCCGTCCTTGCCTCGCAGCAGAGGTCTGTTCTCCCCGGTAGCATCCAAACAGGCTGTACCTCTGCAAACCGACAGTTCGCCTACTGGTACCACACCAACGTTTCAGCCCTTTTTCTTTACTGGAACTTTCCCATATAACATGCAAG AACTTGTGCTTAAGGTGAGAGTCCAGAACCTCAGAGACAATGACTTCATTGAAATTGAACTGGACAGGCAGGAACTGACCTATCAAGATCTGCTCAGAGTGAGCTGCTGTGAACTGGGCGTTAATCCAGAACAAGTAGAGAAGATCAGAAAATTACCCAATACACTAGTACGAAAG GACAAGGATGTTGCCAGACTTCAGGACTTCCAAGAGCTGGAGTTGGTGCTTGTGAAAACCGacagctctcctttcagaaatgctgcaTCGACTTTGACCGAGAGACCATGCTACAACAGCAGAGCATCAAAGCTGACCTACTGA
- the LOC143167780 gene encoding ankyrin repeat domain-containing protein 40-like isoform X2: protein MSGAAEARELEERLREAAALGDAEEVRRLLGAGADINSRNEINGWTCLHWACKRNHAQVVSCLLDAGADKQILTAKGELAAQLTSKPDIRKILGEETECQGVKDLNLPIVASYLANPPFPYVYTEESIPDSLAESQNESASISSASQCETSPCSSATQLESVCTPTSCNSEDDFPALDAAGQLPAPSATVAAPKCIKPEVPNGPVCRPSLPRSRGLFSPVASKQAVPLQTDSSPTGTTPTFQPFFFTGTFPYNMQELVLKVRVQNLRDNDFIEIELDRQELTYQDLLRVSCCELGVNPEQVEKIRKLPNTLVRKDKDVARLQDFQELELVLVKTDSSPFRNAASTLTERPCYNSRASKLTY, encoded by the exons ATGAGCGGCGCCGCGGAGGCGCGGGAGCTGGAGGAGCGgctgcgggaggcggcggcgctgggggaCGCGGAGGAGGTGCGGCGGCTGCTGGGCGCGGGGGCGGACATCAACTCCCGCAACGAGATCAACGGCTG GACCTGTTTGCACTGGGCCTGTAAGAGGAACCATGCTCAAGTGGTCTCCTGCCTGCTGGATGCTGGTGCGGATAAGCAGATCCTCACCGCTAAAGGAGAGCTGGCTGCACAGTTAACTTCAAAACCAGACATCCGGAAGATTTTGGGAG AAGAAACTGAATGTCAAGGAGTGAAAGATTTAAATTTGCCAATTGTGGCAAGCTACTTGGCCAACCCACCGTTCCCGTACGTTTACACTGAAGAAAGCATTCCAGACAGCTTGGCCGAATCCCAGAATGAAAGTGCTTCCATCTCTTCTGCTTCCCAGTGTGAAACTAGTCCTTGTTCATCAGCAACTCAGCTTGAAAGCGTATGCACACCTACATCGTGCAACAGCGAAGATGATTTTCCTGCACTAGACGCTGCAGGACAGCTGCCTGCCCCGTCAGCAACTGTCGCAGCACCAAAATGCATCAAGCCTGAAGTACCCAACGGCCCCGTTTGCCGGCCGTCCTTGCCTCGCAGCAGAGGTCTGTTCTCCCCGGTAGCATCCAAACAGGCTGTACCTCTGCAAACCGACAGTTCGCCTACTGGTACCACACCAACGTTTCAGCCCTTTTTCTTTACTGGAACTTTCCCATATAACATGCAAG AACTTGTGCTTAAGGTGAGAGTCCAGAACCTCAGAGACAATGACTTCATTGAAATTGAACTGGACAGGCAGGAACTGACCTATCAAGATCTGCTCAGAGTGAGCTGCTGTGAACTGGGCGTTAATCCAGAACAAGTAGAGAAGATCAGAAAATTACCCAATACACTAGTACGAAAG GACAAGGATGTTGCCAGACTTCAGGACTTCCAAGAGCTGGAGTTGGTGCTTGTGAAAACCGacagctctcctttcagaaatgctgcaTCGACTTTGACCGAGAGACCATGCTACAACAGCAGAGCATCAAAGCTGACCTACTGA